Proteins from a single region of Anastrepha ludens isolate Willacy chromosome 5, idAnaLude1.1, whole genome shotgun sequence:
- the LOC128863161 gene encoding protein male-specific lethal-1, translating into MENKCNKTPNTNSKYMDHVYCHPTESKNYIRANNNAGGGGGAASAANTDYLALLKENKQLRAMLILHLDLIQAQSDQLQVKDKQLATQNEELDGLRTKNQQLEVQVQDLQKQLQRHIKRTALSPPPLAKIQRKTEPILTSAVSPATAATTVTTSSTQNIIGECNGKLISKIILHRVSLPEHSPSSTTTGSSDTTSEADDSTASKTHAEQDDNDDDEPGEEEEDGDIEETGETTGNTTEDSSDVVAVHSKSVPHQRMSPVLVSRGAKTLRQLAMTPVTNVSVPVTTTSALSGTPALATTVSTTATTTQICVTPPTPSRGKQMPLMLWHAPDIQSDESASCESLGELSDQRSMIASPASPKVGNQSNKPKNSTITHSLRSGTHLQSQQRQKSRRCAYISTAQMYCTRAWEDEEVVADGYEFMKEEAEALQADAPMLEIPKWTEHELAVSYCIEGTENLSDETFLKRHEKLELAEKRRKKWDVQQIREQRRIEKLKRRHCKDEIQIPPEQQPLLSFYPQPDTIQTICFTIDLPVQAFGELVPKLSAHNEFDLPWLEAMTSSRTPGSAATGSIITLAQSQAGANPSSAQGQQQLMNSTFVFVKKRKRQQSGTAGGTGVAQTARQRGALRRAAAVVAQTTNTVASAPPETIVTTQPATTDSTPPNAINAGSTPTVANNEVSNEDPPK; encoded by the exons atggaGAATAAGTGCAACAAAACACCGAATACTAACAGTAAATATATGGATCATGTATATTGTCATCCAactgaaagcaaaaattacatACGCGCCAATAACAATGCAGGGGGTGGTGGTGGCGCTGCTTCAGCGGCGAATACAGACTATTTGGCGCTActgaaagaaaacaaacaacttCGCGCTATGTTGATATTGCATTTGGATTTGATACAAGCGCAAAGTGATCAACTTCAAGTGAAAGATAAACAACTTGCTACACAAAATGAAGAACTTGATGGGTTACGCACAAAAAATCAGCAGTTGGAGGTACAAGTACAGGATCTACAAAAACAATTACAGCGGCATATAAAGCGAACAGCTCTTTCGCCGCCTCCATTAGCAAAGATACAACGTAAAACTGAACCTATTTTAACTAGTGCAGTGTCTCCTGCAACAGCTGCAACAACAGTGACGACATCTTCGACTCAAAATATTATTGGCGAGTGTAATGGTAAACttataagcaaaataatattgcacCGTGTTAGTTTGCCAGAACATAGTCCGAGCTCAACAACTACCGGGTCTTCAGATACTACATCAGAGGCGGATGACAGCACAGCGAGCAAGACACATGCCGAACAAGATGACAATGACGATGACGAGCCtggcgaagaagaagaagatggtgATATTGAGGAGACCGGCGAAACTACAGGCAATACCACTGAGGATAGTAGTGATGTAGTTGCGGTACATTCTAAGTCAGTGCCTCATCAAAGAATGTCACCAGTGCTTGTATCGCGTGGTGCTAAAACCTTGCGTCAATTAGCCATGACGCCTGTAACAAATGTGTCAGTACCGGTAACAACAACATCCGCGTTATCTGGTACACCGGCTTTAGCCACCACCGTTTCGACAACAGCAACGACGACGCAAATCTGTGTTACTCCACCAACACCAAGTCGTGGGAAACAAATGCCACTTATGCTTTGGCATGCGCCGGATATACAATCTGACGAATCTGCAAGCTGCGAGTCGCTTGGGGAACTCTCCGATCAG cgtTCTATGATTGCGTCGCCAGCATCACCCAAAGTTGGAAATCAATCAAACAAGCCAAAGAACAGTACTATAACACACTCCCTTCGCAGCGGTACGCATCTGCAGTCGCAACAAAGACAAAAATCGCGTCGGTGTGCTTACATATCAACGGCGCAAATGTATTGTACGCGAGCATGGGAAGATGAGGAGGTGGTCGCTGATGGCTACGAATTTATGAAGGAAGAAGCAGAAGCGCTTCAGGCTGACGCGCCCATGTTGGAGATACCCAAATGGACTGAGCACGAACTTGCTGTATCTTATTGTATCGAAGGTACGGAAAATCTGTCGGACGAAACGTTCCTCAAACGTCACGAAAAGTTAGAATTGGCGGAGAAGAGGCGCAAGAAGTGGGATGTGCAGCAAATACGCGAACAGCGGCGTATAGAGAAGCTGAAGCGACGCCACTGCAAGGATGAAATACAAATACCACCAGAACAACAGCCGTTATTGAGCTTCTATCCACAGCCAGATACAATACAGACAATTTGCTTTACCATTGATCTACCAGTGCAAGCGTTTGGAGAGCTTGTGCCAAAATTAAGTGCTCACAATGAATTTGACTTGCCATGGTTGGAAGCGATGACTTCCAGTCGTACGCCCGGATCAGCAGCGACCGGTTCGATTATTACATTAGCACAGAGTCAGGCTGGTGCCAATCCATCATCTGCACAAGGGCAGCAACAGCTTATGAATTCCACCtttgtgtttgtaaaaaaacgCAAACGACAGCAAAGCGGTACCGCTGGTGGTACAGGAGTTGCGCAAACGGCACGTCAGCGCGGTGCACTTCGTAGAGCTGCAGCAGTGGTTGCCCAAACAACGAACACTGTAGCATCGGCGCCGCCAGAAACTATTGTTACGACGCAACCTGCGACGACGGATTCAACGCCACCAAACGCAATAAATGCTGGTTCTACCCCAACTGTTGCGAACAACGAGGTTAGCAACGAGGATCCACCAAAGTAG